The window GGACGTTGATTGGGGAGTTTGTATTGCTGATTTTGGATTGCTTACACCTAATGAGAAGGATCTTAACGGAGATGTGACAACTGATGTTTATAACTTTGGGATCGTGCTGCTAGAGATTTTTAGTGGAAGAAAAGCTTATGACCGGGATTGCACACCTCCAAGTATTATTATCTGGTAATGCTGTTTTGATCGAGCTTCGTTTGGTCCAAGTGATACAAAACTTAGCTTCAACTCTACAATGATAAAATATACAACATTCCACCATTTTCACGgtctgaaaaaatgaaaaaataaaataaaaatggagcTTCAGATTTTTAAAAATGGAGGAAGGGGGTATTTTAGAAGGAATAAATAAGAACACAATTAAACACAACCCATTTTGTACTGTTGGGCGTTGGGAAGGGGGGTTTTCACGCTCTTGTGCGTCGTGTTCCTCACGCGGGCTGCTGATTAGGACCAACTGACGCCACATGGGTATGGTCAATGAtcaaatgtgtttattagttatggaaaaaataagttcgagtgttcaaatgggaaagttATACGTTTATGTATCGACTTTTAAAATCCCgtcaagtttaagtggccaggaaATCATTTCGCCGTACTTATTTGAATCCGATGTATAATATTCTAATACTTTTTTAATATACAAGATCATTCAACTATTTAAAATTAGGCGAAATAGCCTCCtgaccacttaaacttgtacTGGATTTTAAAGCCGATATATAAACTTTTGACTTTCTCAATTTTAGCACCTCAACTCAACTAGTTGATTATAAATAAACCCCTTCTTTAGAGCGTATAGCTCAGTTGCCAGACAAAAAGAACACGTCAAATACTAAAGCCATTTATTATTTTACACGTGTCAATAGGGGtcctattttttataattaacttatcaaacttccttcttattttgtttctttcattattccTTCTACACCTTTTAGAAGGAGCTTCTCTTGTTTACAGAAACGTCGCAGGAGCTTCGCTAATTTGAAATTGCTTTCCTTCTACACCTTTTGGTTACGAGGGCATATTACAAAGATGCCGCAGGAGCTTTGCTTGTTTACGATGTGACTAAAAAGCACACTTTCGAGCGGCTGTCGAGTTGGCTTGAAGATATACTATAACAACGCGACACGACAATAATAGTGGTGGGTAATAAGTGAGTGTGATGCCGGAAAAAATATTAGGACTGTTAGTGCAGAGGAAGGCGAGGAATTCGTGAAGAGTAATGGATGTTTGTTTATTGAAGCTTCTGCTAAAACGGCGGTGAATGTGGCGGCAGCGTTTGATAAGACGACGGAGAGAATATGTGAGAAGATGGGATACGGGGATGTTGAGGAGGTGGATGAAGCTCTAGGAATTAATACTTGGAAATGGAAAGGGTTTAGGATTGGAAAGAACACAGGGGTGAAGGGAATTTTGCGAGGATGGGGGAAGTGggtctgatttttttttttttctggttttagattttttaaatcaaaacTATTGCAGTCACGCGCGTAATTTTCGTGACTTGCACACACTTTGTCCACATCATCTCTGTCACTGCCACATATGCATGGTCAACGGTCAAATAAGTTTATTAATTACCGGATACATGAGTttgagtgttcaaatgggaacAATGTAAGTTTGTATATCGGCTTTAAAATccggtacaagtttaagtggccaggaagTCATTTCGCCTTAAAATTATATAGTAAAAGTCATGTTTCTTTTGTTTATAACAGAAAATTCATTTAACTATTTCTATAGCACTCAGAAgatcactcaactagattttctACACTGTCAATGGTGATATTTAGAGAGTGAAATATGTATTTGGCcaccgaaattttgagaaattcTAGTTAGTGACCTTCTGAATGTTATATGAATAGTCAAGTGATTTTTTGTTACAAACAAAAGAAATATGACTTTACTTGATAACTTcaaatagttgagcgaccgtttaAATAATGGACTCTAAATTCATGTCTCCGGCTCTTCACTATTCAGAAGGAccacaatagtatcaaatagaACCAAAACCTAGCAAAGAGCATCTTCTccaaactttccaaatcaagaATCAAAGAGATAATTAGGCACAAAATTTGTGCCACACAATATAAAAATGCAGCTCTATCATCTCGTCTGCATGAACTCCACATGGTAAGAGCATCACACAATCTTCACGTCAACCTTATTCTTCTTATGTCAATTGTCAAATTAATCATCACGCACGATAAATAAACCATAAAAATGAAAACTTGAGTAATATTTAACTTGAGGTTGTTCATAATTACAAATAACATGTGGAACTTGAAGATTTTCCAATTATGGCTCGCGCATAATTCTCTCACTTATTGGAAGTAGGGcaataaaaagagagaaaaaataattAAGTACCTTTTGTACAGGTAAAATtggtttatattaaatgatcgaaTGGAAACATGACACATAGAATCGAAGACAGATAGAAAGtatttgtttcaatttatgtaaaccTGTTTGACTaagcacgaagtttaagaaaaaatgaatacttttggaatttgtggtcctaaataagtcaaaaggggcccagagtatttgagtggttataaaagcttttcattaagggtagaattgaaagactaagctaaattgtttccaaatttagaaagggatcattctttttagaacggaccaaaaaagaaatagattTACTTAAACTGGAACGGAAGGAGTATATAATAATCAGTATCGGGAACAATAGCTGCAAGTGACATTGGCTGACCCCAAAGGGAGCATGATCACGTGAACAAAATCAAATGTTTGTCATCGATAACATTCAACGAAGAATATTCCCTGGCATTAAATAGGCAACCGTTGCAGAAAATATTTGCATTTGTCATTTAAGAAGGGCTTGATCCTACgatcttgtttccctaggtaTAGTTATAAATAGTAGACTAACAGCCATTGTAAGACACGAGACCCTTGGCAAAACCTATGCTACATTCCATTCTCAAGCTAAATCAAATAAATTTACTTGCTCTTTATATTATTCTCATTTCTGTCCCCGGAGTCAAGCTCATTGTTTCTTTCGATTTTAACTGCTAAGTCTTATTTTTAATCtaatttatttatcttttttgaaTCAAATTAGTTCGCTCTATAAATCACAtaacaaatttaactgtaccgttttacggataaCCACCTTTCACAAGAAGGAAAATGTTTCCCATAAATTGCAGCCAAATCTCATAGATTAGGATTTAGGCCTTACTCCTAACAACTTGAAAATGAGGTCATAAAAGACTGCCTAATTAATGTACGTGAAGTAGCAGCCAAACAAATGAACAATTATGGTGCAATTGTGGTTTAAAACAGTTTATATTGGTTTAGAAGTAACTTGAAATGGTTTCTTGTCAAGTTGTACGGCATCTCCCATCTGTTACAACAAAAGCAACTACTCATATTATACACTTGTTGCATTGacatccacatatatatatctcCTTGCAAACCGTGGACGTATCATCCAATGAACTGTTGACTTCGGACGAGCAATAGATTGATTTATCCAGAATTAATGTATTTCTAGTCAATTTGAAGAAAGTGTTATTATCCAACTTGTCTTTCCATTTCTCTTTAGTCTTGAACATTTCGTAAAAAGCTTCTCTTTgccttttgttctttttctcaatCTCATATATTTCATATCTTAAGCACattttttttgtaattaaaattttcatttctcaACAAATATGTACATACTATACTCGAGCTTAATCTGGACATACATCCCAGATTTTAGCTCCACTTCTGCCTTCATCAACTACAATTACAAGAACATATTAATCTAACTACTACCTATAAATGAACCTTACATATTAGGATAGTAGTTGAGTTCCTGTAATCTTCTTTGTATCCTGTGTTTACTTTCTCCTCTCCCATGCACATCCTGCGTAATTGCTCTGCTTAGAGTGACTTCTCATCGTTGAACTCTTTTGAAAATCCTGTCATTCCTCTCTTGCCATATGTAATACAGTGTTCCTACCAACACAAGTTTATATAGCTTAGCTGTTGCGCTCCCCCCTCTGTAGTATTTCCCTGCTTATTCAAGCTCATTTGCCCGCATCATTGGTTGTCTCTGAATTCCTTTCCATTGCAGCATTGTTGTCCATATTCTTGATGCATAGGTACTTTTGAAAAACAGATGATCAACTGTTTCCTCCTCACTGTTACATAAAGAACATGTTACATCCTCCACATAGCCCAGACCCTTCAACCTGTCTTTTGTCATTAATCTTCTATGTGCAGCtaggtagattatgaagttccatTTTGGTACTCCAACACTGTCGTGCACCATTTTCCTCCATGGCACTCTATCAAATTCACCCATCAGTTTTCCATACATATTCTTGATAGAAAAGTTTTTCATCTCCTCTACATCCTCTTCTATATAGCCAGCTTCCTCAAAGTATTGTTTGGCTTTAAGTATCTTCTGCACTATCCAAGAGGCTTGTTTTGGTGCAGTATCCCACAATGTATTCTGCTTCTTATAATACACATGTATCCATTGCACCCATAACCTGTCCTTCTTCTTGCACAGGTTCTAAAGGGGTTTACATATGGCTGCCTTATTCCATTCTTCTATAGCTAGCAGATTAAGACCACCAACTGCTTTAGGTTTGCATAAGTTATCCCATGATACTAATATTTTCCTTGATACTTCTACtcctctcccccccccccagtCCAAAGGAATGTTCTGCATACTCTTTCAATGAGTTGAATAAGTTTCTTTGGTAACACAAACACCTGAGACCAGTATACTTGAATAGAGAATAACACACTCTTGATTAGTTGAATTCTCCCTACATAAGACAGGAATTTTGATGTGCAGGATTGGATTCTCCCTAGCATCTTCTCAAGTAGAGGCTGTCACTGTATCAATGATAACCTCTTAGAGCTTAGATGTACCCCCAAGTACCTAACTGGTAGATTTTCCTTGACAAACCCCAAGTCTTGTAATATCCTCTGTTGCTGATCATCATGCACTCCAACAAAGAATATGGAACTTTTATCAGCATTTGCCTCTAGCCCTGATGCCTTTGAGAATTGTTGAAAGCACTGAAATAGTAGCTGAACAGATATGGCATCACCTCTACAGAATAGTAATAGGTCATCAGCAAAGCTCAACTGCACTATGTTTAGTTTGCCACATTTAGGATGATAGTTAAAGTTAGGATCCTTTTTAAGAGTCTTCAACAATCTTGTCAAATACTCCATAACCAGTACAAATAGGTAGGGAGATAGGGGATCTCCCTGTCTCAATCCCTTTTTAGCATAAAATGGCTTTGTAGGCTGCCCATTAATCATAATGGAGTAGGATACTATTGTAACACATCTCATAATCCATTGTACAAATCTCCCTGGCAGCTGCAGGTGTGTCAACACTTGCTCTAGATAAATCCACTCCACTGAATCATATGCCTTCTTCATGTCTATCTTCAACATGCATCTGGGAGAAATACCTTTCCTGCCATAACCTTTCACTAACTCATGACTAAGTATTATATTGTCACTTATCAGTCTACCAGGAACAAATGCAGACTGGATCTTATCCACTAGTCCATTCATCACTCCTTGTATGATATAATCTTGTAAAGAATTGTGCAACATGATATTGGCTTGTATTCAATAATTTTAGAAGGACTTTTCACCTTAGTAACAAGGGTTACAGTTGTACAGTTAATAAGCTGATACATATTTGAGCTTGCAAAACATTCCATGACTACATATGTGATTGTATCTCCTACTACAGGCCAATCCTTTTTGAAAAATAAAGCATTAAATCCATCACACCCTGGGGCTTTGTTATCATTGATACCTTTCAGAACCTGATGAATCTCCTCCTTTGTGATCTCTGCAATcagttgaagttgttgttgtcTATTTATCATGAGACCATCTCTCACAATAGCTGGATTAATAGTAGGCAACTCACTTGCTGATGAGCTTAATAGCTGTTGATAAAACCCTGTCACCTCCTCCTCAATGTCCTCCCTTGTTTGCACTATGCTCTCATTAGCTTTTATTAGCCTTATAATCTTGTTTTGGCTGCATCTGTTTTCCATATTTGCAAAGAAGTATGCTGTGTTGGCATCACCTAGCTTCAGCCATTTTATTCTTGATTTCTGTCTCATAATGCTTTCCTCCACTCTTAGCCATTTCACCagttattttttcatttctttctcttcaGCTACTAAGGTTTCATCTTGCCCAGGATCTCTCATTTGCTCTTGCATAACAGTCAGTTTTTGTCTACATACCTTGATCCTAGTACCAACAGCATTGTATTCATTTTTGTTTAAACTCTTCATAGCTTGCTTTACTCTTTTTAGTTTCTGCCAAATACACCTCAAATTGTGTTGTTCCTATGGCCTCTCCCATGCTTCATTAACTATCTTTATAAAATCATCATGCTCTGCTAGGTCATTTAGAAATTTAAAAGGCTTGGAGCTAAAATCTTCATTCTCCTCCAGTGCTATACTCAATGGTAAATGATCAGAACAGTGAGGATCCATAATCCAAACCTCTAGTTGTGGCATTACCAGCATCCAATCAATATTGATCAAGGCTCTATCAATTTTGCTATAAGTATGGCCATTTGTCCATGTAAAGTTCCTTCCACTAGTCTTCATTTCTGTCAATTCAGTATCTTCAATAAAATCATTGAAGTTTCTTACCTCCAGTTCTTGCACAGGATTATCAATTGGTCTATCTTCAGCTGATCTAGTAGCATTGTAATCCCCCATTATCAACCATGGCCCTTGTTGTATTGAGTTCAACCTAGTTAGTTCACTCCACATACTTCTTCTGTCTTCAATACTATGCAATCCATATACAGCTGTAAATGTAAATCTCATATCCAATCTCCTAGTATATATTATAGTGTGGATAGTCTGAGCAGTGCTACTCACCTCTTTGCACTCTATTTCATTTGTGTCCCATAACAACCATATTTTTCCTTTGCTACTATACTCATAATTGTCTAAATATGCCCATCCAGGTTTAATTTTCCTTATAACTTGTTCAGccttctcattttttattttatgttctaGATGCTATCATGCTTACTTTGTTACTACAAATGAACCACTTTACCTTTTTTTGTTTAGGGAGTTTATTTAATCCCCTTATGTTCCAAGTCCCTAACTTCATACAGGTATAAAAAGGGTTGTAGTGTACCTTCCTGCCCAGTATCACCTTGATGTCTACCTGTTCCTCCCTCTATTTGTCTTGGCATAGCTAGTTGTAGTTTTGACTCTGCAAGTAGATTAAATCCATTGATGACATTTACTACATCAGCTGGTTGTCTTTCTCTACTTCTAGCTGCTGATTTTCCTATAATAGTCTGCCACCTTTGCTCCTCATTTCCTCTTTCACCTCCTGCACTAGTACTAGCCATTGATATACTAGTACTAGCATTCTTTTCATTTGTAGTCTCCTTCGACTGCAATTGCTCCTTAACTGGTTCCTGC of the Nicotiana tabacum cultivar K326 chromosome 7, ASM71507v2, whole genome shotgun sequence genome contains:
- the LOC107815508 gene encoding uncharacterized protein LOC107815508; this encodes MVLYVVGGSPTIGAMERYIASVWNFVAKPKVYFHNDSFFVVRFNSIEDRDVVLYLWPHMLNNKPIIVKMWSADFDFNKEVLQTIPISVKYPNLPLNCWGKRSLSRISSGLGIPLYADACTTQVDRISYARVLVEMDVTKELPRSIKVTDPNGKEFMQEITYDWEPVKEQLQSKETTNEKNASTSISMASTSAGGERGNEEQRWQTIIGKSAARSRERQPADVVNVINGFNLLAESKLQLAMPRQIEGGTGRHQGDTGQEDNYEYSSKGKIWLLWDTNEIECKEVSSTAQTIHTIIYTRRLDMRFTFTAVYGLHSIEDRRSMWSELTRLNSIQQGPWLIMGDYNATRSAEDRPIDNPVQELEVRNFNDFIEDTELTEMKTSGRNFTWTNGHTYSKIDRALINIDWMLVMPQLEVWIMDPHCSDHLPLSIALEENEDFSSKPFKFLNDLAEHDDFIKIVNEAWERP